A window of the Pristiophorus japonicus isolate sPriJap1 chromosome 13, sPriJap1.hap1, whole genome shotgun sequence genome harbors these coding sequences:
- the foxf1 gene encoding forkhead box protein F1, giving the protein MTAEIQQPAAHSTAQSSPMSAGTEKTNNQTSVMESAISTTKTKKTNAGIRRPEKPPYSYIALIVMAIQSSPTKRLTLSEIYQFLQSRFPFFRGSYQGWKNSVRHNLSLNECFIKLPKGLGRPGKGHYWTIDPASEFMFEEGSFRRRPRGFRRKCQALKPMYSMMNGLGFNHIPETYNFQGSRGPISCAPNGLSIDSSISMMNGHLPSNVDGMGLPGHSVSHLSANNGHYMGSCTGSSVGDYPNHADSSLPASPLLTGGGVMEPHSMYTTSASAWAPSASALNNGAPYIKQQPLSPCNPSANLTSNLQAHSLDQSYLHQNSHNAADIQGIPRYHSQSPSMCDRKEFVFSFNAMTSPSMHPSPNGSYYHQQVTYQDIKPCVM; this is encoded by the exons ATGACGGCCGAGATTCAGCAGCCGGCGGCTCACAGCACGGCCCAGAGCAGCCCAATGTCTGCAGGCACCGAGAAAACCAACAATCAGACCTCTGTGATGGAATCAGCCATCTCCACTACCAAAACTAAGAAAACAAACGCTGGCATACGGCGCCCGGAGAAGCCGCCGTATTCCTACATAGCCCTGATTGTGATGGCTATTCAGAGCTCTCCCACCAAGCGGCTGACCCTCAGCGAAATCTACCAGTTCCTCCAGAGCCGCTTCCCCTTTTTCCGAGGCTCCTACCAAGGCTGGAAGAACTCCGTGCGTCACAACCTCTCCTTGAACGAGTGCTTCATCAAACTGCCCAAGGGCCTGGGCAGACCTGGCAAAGGCCATTACTGGACCATTGATCCGGCCAGCGAGTTCATGTTTGAGGAGGGCTCCTTCAGGCGCAGACCGAGGGGTTTTCGCAGGAAATGCCAAGCCCTTAAGCCCATGTACAGCATGATGAACGGATTGGGGTTCAACCACATACCCGAGACTTACAACTTCCAAGGGTCAAGAGGACCCATCTCCTGCGCCCCCAACGGCCTTTCTATAGATAGTAGCATCAGCATGATGAATGGACATTTGCCCAGCAATGTTGACGGGATGGGTTTACCGGGACATTCTGTCTCTCACCTCTCGGCCAACAATGGTCACTATATGGGAAGCTGTACAGGATCTTCGGTCGGAGACTACCCCAACCACGCCGACAGCTCGCTGCCCGCCTCTCCCTTGCTGACCGGCGGTGGGGTGATGGAGCCGCACTCCATGTACACTACCTCGGCATCAGCATGGGCTCCTTCGGCCTCCGCGCTCAACAACGGGGCTCCTTACATCAAACAGCAGCCCCTCTCGCCCTGCAACCCGTCGGCGAATCTCACTTCCAACCTGCAAGCACACTCCCTAGATCAGTCCTATTTACATCAAAATAGCCACAACGCGGCCGACATACAAG GAATTCCGCGATATCACTCGCAGTCTCCCAGCATGTGTGATAGGAAAGAATTTGTCTTCTCTTTCAACGCCATGACGTCTCCTTCAATGCATCCATCACCTAATGGATCTTACTATCATCAGCAAGTGACTTACCAAGATATCAAACCTTGTGTAATGTGA